The Medicago truncatula cultivar Jemalong A17 chromosome 7, MtrunA17r5.0-ANR, whole genome shotgun sequence genome includes the window agataaagtaacTGTGAAACAAAATTAAGGTACCAGGTTGTGAAGTAAGAACACTGAATCGCTCAAAAAGATGAAAAAGCTGCTCCCTAGTTAACATTTCACTGCTTTGAGTTTCAGAAGCCATTAACAATTCACAAAAAGAACACCCTTCACACTGCCAAACAAAGCTTAACGAATCTTatctatatcatttttttataaccttttatatccttttcaaaaattaaatattggttctttttatttgacagaaataattaaatatatagagctcttttcataaaagaaattgaatttaatcagtttaattcataatcaaattaACTAATGATCAAGAACAAATTCAGTCAAATTCcattttaacttaaaataataataataaaagaacaTTAAATCACACaagtaaacaaaaataaacatcaattattttaaCTGAAGAAcgaaatttcattaaaatttgaAACTGCATTTATACATTGACCATAATCATAAAAGAATAAACCTAAGAATGCATAAGAACTCAACCATTATAAAATGGTTTCAGAAACAAATAAGCATAACcctaaattattaattaaacaagatttcaaaatttaaaaaaatataataaaaatatactaGATAATCAAGataaccctaatttctttcATGATCTAAAAATCTTCATCCAAACTAAAGCAAAAATCAGCAGCACCATTCCCATTCAAGCTGTTCATAACAGAAGCTTTCTGATACTCCCCAACGCGCTTCTCAAAGAAATTTGTTTTCCCTTGAAGCGAAATCAATTCCATCCAATCAAACGGATTCTGAACATTATAAACCTTTTCACAACCAAGTTCACCCAATAATCTATCAGCAACAAACTCAATATAAGTACTCATCAATCCACCATTCATCCCAACCAACGCGCAAGGAAGTGCATCGCAGACAAATTCACGTTCAATTTCAACAGCATTGCATACAATTTCCTTCACACGCTCTGAAGTTAGTTTCTTTTGTAGAAGTGAGTATAACAAACAAGCAAAATCACAGTGCAGACCTTCGTCACGTGAAATAAGCTCGTTTGAGAATGTTAACCCTGGCATTAAACCGCGCTTTTTCAACCAGAAAATCGCGCAAAAGCTTCCGGAGAAGAAAATTCCTTCTACACAAGCAAATGCAACGATTCTTTCAGCAAAAGAATCGCTTGAATCAATCCATTTCATTGCCCAATCAGCCTTTTTCGCGATACATGGAATTGTCTCAATTGCATGAAATAAGCGATTCTTTTCAGCAGAATCGCTTATATATGTTTCAATGAGAAGGGAGTACATCTCAGAATGGATGTTTTCAATTGCAATTTGGAAACCATAGAAGGCACGTGCTTCGGAGATTTGGACTTCTTTCATGAATCTTCCGGCAAGATTTTCAAGGACAATTCCGTCTGAGGCGGCGAAGAAGGCAAGAACGTGAGAGATGAAGTGGCGTTCGCCGTCTGTGAGGTTGTTCCAGTGCTTGAGATCGGAGGAAAGATCAACTTCTTCGGCGGTCCAGAATGAGGCTTCGGCTTTTTTGTACATTTCCCAGATTTTTGGGTATTGGATTGGGAACATGCAGAATCGGTCTGGGTTTGGTGCGAGAAGTGGTTCTTCTGGAAAAGCAGGCATGTTTGGTTTTaggaaattgaaattgagagaaaaaagtgattatgaaaATAGTGATTATTTGAGAAGGAAGagattttagggtttgtttgttgATGGAGAATGAAGAAGAGTGAAGGGGGTTAaatagggatttttttttttgtgaaaataggagcgggtgaatttgaaattttttggggGGTTTTGGATTTGGA containing:
- the LOC25497818 gene encoding ribonucleoside-diphosphate reductase small chain, with the protein product MPAFPEEPLLAPNPDRFCMFPIQYPKIWEMYKKAEASFWTAEEVDLSSDLKHWNNLTDGERHFISHVLAFFAASDGIVLENLAGRFMKEVQISEARAFYGFQIAIENIHSEMYSLLIETYISDSAEKNRLFHAIETIPCIAKKADWAMKWIDSSDSFAERIVAFACVEGIFFSGSFCAIFWLKKRGLMPGLTFSNELISRDEGLHCDFACLLYSLLQKKLTSERVKEIVCNAVEIEREFVCDALPCALVGMNGGLMSTYIEFVADRLLGELGCEKVYNVQNPFDWMELISLQGKTNFFEKRVGEYQKASVMNSLNGNGAADFCFSLDEDF